Proteins encoded together in one Bacteroidia bacterium window:
- a CDS encoding acyl-CoA dehydrogenase — protein sequence MNFAQNENQEMIAKMVRDFAEKNIRPRLMEWDESQEFPVEVFKKLGELGLMGVLVPTEYGGSGFGYLEYVTAISELAKVCGSIGLSMAAHNSLCTGHILQFGNEEQKKKYLPKLATGEWIGAWGLTESNTGSDAMRMKVVATKDGDHWVLNGAKNWITHGITGNVAVVLARTGELLDSHGITAFIVERGTPGFKAGKKENKLGMRASETAEMIFENCRVHESQVMGKVGDGFIQAMKVLDGGRISIAALSLGIAKGAYEAALKYSKEREQFGQPIANFQAIAFKLADMATEIEAAELLTFQAADLKNRGLKMTTQAAMAKYYASEVSVRVSTEAVQIFGGYGYTKDFPVEKFYRDSKLCTIGEGTSEIQKLVIGKQILQ from the coding sequence TCAAAACGAAAACCAAGAAATGATTGCCAAGATGGTGAGGGATTTTGCTGAAAAAAACATCAGACCTCGTTTAATGGAATGGGATGAAAGTCAGGAATTTCCGGTAGAAGTTTTTAAAAAATTGGGTGAATTAGGCTTGATGGGAGTTTTGGTTCCGACTGAATACGGAGGATCAGGCTTTGGGTATTTGGAATATGTAACAGCTATCAGCGAATTGGCTAAGGTTTGTGGTTCTATAGGCTTATCTATGGCGGCACACAACTCGTTGTGTACCGGACATATTTTGCAATTCGGAAATGAAGAGCAAAAGAAAAAATACCTTCCTAAATTAGCGACAGGAGAATGGATTGGTGCCTGGGGTTTAACCGAGTCAAACACGGGAAGTGATGCTATGCGAATGAAGGTTGTAGCCACGAAGGACGGAGATCATTGGGTTTTAAATGGAGCAAAAAACTGGATTACCCATGGTATTACCGGAAATGTAGCTGTAGTTTTAGCCAGAACAGGCGAATTATTGGATTCACATGGAATTACCGCTTTCATTGTTGAACGAGGTACTCCAGGATTTAAGGCCGGAAAGAAAGAAAATAAACTAGGTATGCGGGCATCGGAAACCGCGGAAATGATTTTTGAAAATTGCCGGGTTCATGAAAGTCAGGTAATGGGAAAAGTTGGCGATGGTTTTATTCAGGCCATGAAGGTGTTGGATGGTGGTAGAATCTCCATTGCTGCCTTGTCGTTAGGTATCGCCAAAGGAGCTTATGAAGCGGCCTTGAAATACTCCAAAGAAAGAGAACAATTTGGACAGCCAATTGCTAATTTCCAAGCAATTGCTTTTAAACTTGCCGATATGGCTACCGAAATTGAAGCGGCAGAATTGCTTACCTTCCAGGCAGCCGACTTAAAAAACAGAGGTTTAAAAATGACTACACAGGCAGCTATGGCTAAATACTATGCCTCCGAAGTTTCAGTAAGAGTAAGTACAGAAGCTGTTCAAATCTTTGGTGGCTATGGTTATACCAAAGACTTTCCGGTGGAGAAGTTTTACAGAGATAGTAAGCTTTGTACCATCGGTGAAGGCACCTCTGAAATACAAAAACTGGTAATTGGAAAACAAATTCTACAATAA
- the rpsU gene encoding 30S ribosomal protein S21, with the protein MIVVQIKEGESIEKALKKYKKKFEKTGVVKQLRARQSFTKPCIRARQTRLKAVYVQATYRTEQA; encoded by the coding sequence ATGATTGTTGTTCAAATTAAAGAAGGCGAAAGCATTGAAAAAGCCTTAAAGAAGTACAAGAAGAAATTCGAAAAAACCGGTGTTGTTAAACAATTACGTGCACGCCAGTCTTTCACTAAACCTTGTATCCGCGCTCGTCAAACTCGCCTTAAAGCAGTTTACGTTCAGGCAACCTACCGCACCGAGCAAGCTTAA